Proteins encoded by one window of Tamandua tetradactyla isolate mTamTet1 chromosome 24, mTamTet1.pri, whole genome shotgun sequence:
- the FGF5 gene encoding fibroblast growth factor 5 isoform X2, translating into MSKKGKLHASAKFTDDCKFRERFQENCYNTYASAIHRTEKTGREWYVALNKRGKAKRGCSPRVKPQHVSTHFLPRFKQVEQPELSFTVTVPEKKKPPNPIKPKVSLSAPRKSPNTVKYRLKFRFG; encoded by the coding sequence GCCAAATTTACAGACGACTGCAAGTTTAGGGAGAGATTTCAAGAAAACTGCTATAATACTTACGCCTCAGCAATACATAGAACTGAAAAAACAGGGCGGGAGTGGTATGTGGCACTAAATAAAAGAGGGAAAGCTAAACGAGGCTGCAGCCCCCGGGTGAAACCCCAGCATGTTTCTACCCATTTTCTGCCAAGATTCAAGCAGGTGGAGCAGCCAGAACTTTCTTTCACAGTTACCGTTCCTGAAAAGAAAAAGCCACCTAACCCCATCAAACCAAAGGTTTCGCTTTCTGCGCCTCGGAAAAGTCCCAACACAGTGAAATACAGACTCAAGTTTCGTTTTGGATAA